In a genomic window of Platichthys flesus chromosome 24, fPlaFle2.1, whole genome shotgun sequence:
- the f13a1b gene encoding coagulation factor XIII A chain: protein MSDRGATAAPSQAPPPPSGPRPKVTSRGRTSVPMASANSDSPDIPEFEYFGTPRGLPPLTEFLDITGVDMMKRPDDGNTIPHHTMYFNTNNLIVRRGQEFQVKVTFNRPYDAAKDKFAVEFVIGSSPQYSKGTYIPVFPTKDRQSSWKGRVTEKSGNTVTMGVTPTASCIVGKYHMYVAVSTPFGIRRTTREDSRDLYILFNPWVADDAVFLEDEREREECVMTEMGIIYHGAYDDVSERNWNYGQFNHGVLDACLYIMDRCEMPITNRGDPIKVTRKASAMLNSRDDDGVLVGNWNGDYTYGVAPTSWTGSTDILLSYASSKMPVCYAQCWVYAAVFNTFLRCLGIPSRVVTNFYSAHDNDGNLTTDIILDENGRIDRNRTRDSIWNYHCWNECYMSRPDLPLGFGGWQVVDATPQETSDGMYRCGPASVQAIKHGQICFPFDAAFVFAEVNSDVVFYSRRKDGTMEPVKVNRTHVGRMVLTKALGDLTSRDITDQYKFPEGSAEERTVLEKAEEYGCKREKSEPPEADVDLVLPTMEISVGDDFELSLEFVNRSDQRRTVEAYISGNVVYYTGVTSSEFLFRTPSVTIEPNSTVKELVDVKSKKYMKHLVEQANLHFIFTGKVEETGQIVTTMKVVTLHNPKVTVEVSGGGKVNEEMMARVQFTNPFTFSLDDVYIRMEGPGVMAPKSKYYSLIPAGSSLTWTEYFIPQRSGSTRVMVTLDCPALRQVSGQASITIQP, encoded by the exons ATGTCTGATCGAGGTGCCACCGCAGCTCCGTcccaggccccccccccaccctctggACCCCGGCCCAAGGTGACGAGCCGCGGCCGCACCTCAGTTCCCATGGCCAGCGCCAACTCCGACTCCCCAGACATCCCTGAGTTTGAGTACTTCGGAACCCCGAGAGGACTTCCACCTCTGACCg agttCCTCGACATCACCGGGGTGGACATGATGAAGAGGCCTGACGACGGCAACACAATACCACACCACACCATgtatttcaacacaaacaatctCATCGTCCGCCGGGGACAGGAGTTCCAGGTCAAGGTCACCTTCAACCGTCCCTACGACGCCGCGAAGGACAAGTTCGCTGTGGAGTTTGTCATCG GCTCTAGCCCTCAGTACAGCAAGGGCACCTACATCCCCGTCTTCCCCACCAAGGATCGTCAGAGCTCCTGGAAAGGCCGCGTCACAGAGAAGTCCGGCAACACGGTCACCATGGGCGTCACTCCTACGGCCAGCTGCATTGTGGGGAAGTACCACATGTACGTCGCCGTGTCCACGCCCTTCGGCATCCGCAGGACGACACGTGAGGACAGCCGGGACCTTTACATCCTCTTCAACCCCTGGGTGGCAG ATGACGCTGTGTTCCtggaggacgagagagagagggaggagtgtgTGATGACTGAGATGGGGATCATCTACCACGGTGCCTACGACGATGTCTCGGAGAGAAACTGGAACTATGGACAG TTTAACCATGGAGTCCTGGATGCCTGCCTGTACATCATGGACAGGTGTGAGATGCCCATCACCAACAGGGGAGACCCCATCAAGGTGACCAGGAAGGCCTCTGCTATG CTGAACTCTCGTGATGACGATGGCGTGTTGGTGGGGAACTGGAACGGCGACTACACGTACGGCGTGGCGCCCACCTCCTGGACCGGCAGCACCGACATCCTGCTCAGCTACGCCAGCAGCAAGATGCCCGTCTGCTACGCTCAGTGCTGGGTCTACGCCGCCGTCTTCAACACCT TTCTGCGTTGTCTGGGTATCCCATCCCGGGTCGTCACAAACTTCTACTCGGCCCACGACAACGACGGAAACCTGACGACCGACATCATCCTGGACGAGAACGGCAGGATCGACCGCAACCGCACCAGGGACTCGATCTG GAACTACCACTGCTGGAACGAGTGCTACATGTCCAGGCCAGATCTCCCTCTGGGCTTTGGAGGCTGGCAAGTTGTGGATGCGACGCCACAGGAGACCAGTGATG GCATGTACAGATGTGGTCCAGCCTCAGTCCAGGCCATCAAGCATGGGCAGATTTGCTTCCCCTTCGACGCTGCCTTTGTCTTTGCCGAG GTCAACAGCGACGTGGTCTTCTACTCCCGGAGGAAAGACGGGACCATGGAGCCGGTCAAAGTGAACCGGACTCACGTCGGCCGCATGGTGTTGACCAAAGCTCTCGGAGACTTGACCAGTCGCGATATCACCGACCAGTACAAGTTCCCTGAAG GCAGTGCAGAGGAGCGGACCGTGCTGGAGAAAGCAGAGGAGTACGGCTGCAAGCGAGAGAAGTCAGAGCCTCCCGAGGCCGACGTGGACCTGGTCCTGCCCACCATGGAGATCAGCGTGGGAGACGACTTTGAGCTGAGCCTGGAGTTCGTCAACCGCAGTGACCAGCGGCGAACCGTGGAAGCCTACATCAGCGGCAACGTGGTGTATTACACCGGAGTCACCAGCTCTGAGTTCCTGTTCAGGACGCCCTCAGTGACCATTGAACCCAACAGTA CTGTGAAGGAGTTGGTGGACGTCAAGTCAAAGAAGTACATGAAGCATCTGGTGGAACAGGCcaaccttcacttcatcttTACTGGGAAGGTCGAGGAGACCGGCCAGATCGTCACCACCATGAAAGTGGTCACCCTGCACAACCCCAAAGTCACCGTTGAG GTATCCGGTGGAGGTAAAGTCAATGAAGAGATGATGGCGAGGGTCCAGTTTACAAACCCCTTCACCTTCAGCCTGGATGACGTCTACATTCGCATGGAAGGACCCGGGGTCATGGCGCCCAAGTCCAAATATTACAG TCTGATCCCAGCAGGCTCCTCTCTGACCTGGACCGAGTACTTCATCCCCCAGAGAAGCGGCTCCACCAGAGTGATGGTCACCCTGGACTGTCCCGCTCTCAGGCAGGTCTCCGGCCAGGCGTCCATCACCATCCAGCCCTGA
- the LOC133950185 gene encoding interleukin-8-like codes for MKLCIVLTALTLFALSDGMPPLSRDYNSHCRCVEVESRIIPPDSLRSIKIVPEGPHCPDTEVIAGLASGEKVCLNPRSAWVKKLIKYVLEKQLHQQAGAKNRV; via the exons ATGAAGCTCTGCATCGTGCTCACGGCTCTGACGCTCTTTGCTCTCAGCGACG GGATGCCCCCCCTCAGCCGGGACTACAACTCCCACTGTCGCTGCGTGGAGGTGGAGTCGAGGATCATCCCTCCGGACAGCCTGCGGAGCATCAAGATCGTCCCTGAAGGACCTCACTGCCCCGACACTGAAGTCAT AGCCGGACTGGCGAGCGGCGAGAAGGTGTGTCTGAACCCCCGGTCCGCCTGGGTGAAGAAGCTGATCAAGTACGTCCTGGAGAAACAGCTGCATCAGCAGGCAGGAGCCAAGAATCGAGTTTAA
- the LOC133950299 gene encoding protein mono-ADP-ribosyltransferase PARP14-like, with protein sequence MKLKQLYQDQCLTQTFTAEEVGSLSEDDIMCLQQLVDKKGLKIQSVQGNMTVSGLKDGVKNVMQMIKEYQLRDLRRQVIVTEEENLHSRVAWCILGSSGNWDRLPKSANHRLEHKNLVGGIMDEQSSQWTVDLQRMEATGQVTGEIRKIKRLENRPDFTLPLYWDNMAAGEDMKVVTLEESSPEYRSVEQAFRRTVPTGRIKIERLQNVLLCRAYEAQRKHISDKNAHMGTTVEKSLYHGTTEDKCDSIMKTGFNRSFAGQNATHYGEGTYFAVKASYSAQPKYAKPTVDGSQRIFVARVLTGIYTEGRRDMKVPPPRNIFLPNDRYDSAVDRMDNPSIHVVFHDNQAYPDYLITILDTQLQEEGQGTPANLPLSRSSTLRSTRNKLRRLFK encoded by the exons ATGAAGCTGAAGCAACTGTATCAGGATCAGTGCTTGACTCAAACCTTCACGGCCGAGGAGGTGGGAAGCCTCTCGGAGGACGACAtcatgtgtctgcagcagctggtggataAGAAGGGTCTGAAGATTCAGTCTGTCCAGGGCAACATGACTGTGAGCGGGTTAAAAGATGGGGTGAAAAATGTGATGCAGATGATTAAAGAATATCAGTTAAGAGACCTCAGGAGACAGGTAATAGTCACGGAGGAAGAGAATTTGCACAGTCGTGTGGCCTGGTGCATCCTGGGAAGTAGTGGCAACTGGGACAGACTTCCcaaatcagccaatcacagactgGAACATAAAAACCTAGTGGGAGGCATAATGGATGAACAGAGCAGCCAGTGGACCGTGGATCTACAGAGGATGGAGGCCACAGGACAAGTAACTGGAgagataagaaaaataaaacgaCTTGAGAATCGGCCGG acttCACTCTCCCTCTGTACTGGGACAACATGGCTGCTGGGGAGGATATGAAGGTAGTTACCCTGGAGGAGTCGTCTCCAGAGTACCGATCAGTGGAGCAGGCCTTCAGACGAACTGTTCCCACAGGCAGGATAAAG atcGAGCGTTTGCAGAATGTCCTCCTGTGTCGGGCCTATGaagcacagaggaaacacatttcTGATAAGAATGCACACATGGGCACCACAGTGGAAAAGTCTCTGTACCACGGGACGACTGAGGACAAGTGTGACTCCATCATGAAAACGGGCTTCAACCGGAGTTTTGCTGGACAAAACG CAACTCACTATGGGGAAGGAACCTACTTTGCCGTAAAGGCCAGCTACTCAGCCCAGCCCAAATACGCCAAGCCAACCGTTGACGGCTCACAGCGAATTTTCGTTGCTCGAGTCCTGACCGGCATCTACACTGAGGGCAGAAGGGACATGAAGGTGCCTCCTCCTCGTAACATCTTTCTGCCAAATGACCGCTACGACAGCGCGGTGGATAGAATGGACAACCCCAGCATTCACGTTGTGTTCCATGACAACCAAGCGTACCCAGACTACCTTATCACCATCCTGGACACGCAACTGCAGGAGGAGGGGCAGGGCACGCCAGCGAACCTGCCCCTTTCACGAAGTTCCACTTTACGAAGTACCCGTAATAAACTGCGGCGTCTCTTCAAGTGA